AAGAATACGCTGCTCTATACCGAGCAGGGCCTCTTGCCGATCGGCGAGATTGTCGACCAGCGGCTCGCGCTATCGACCGGGGACGGCGCCAGCACACAGCCGATCTACGACTGGGCTAAGTTTGAGAACTACGAGACGATCCATATTCGCACCAGGCGCGGCTTCGAGCTGGAAGGCTCGGTCAACCACCGGGTTATGCTGCCCGACCAGAGCTGGCGGCAGCTCGACCAGCTCGAGATTGGCCAGAAGCTGCGCCTCAGCGGTGGGCCGGATCTATGGGCCACCGAGCAGCTGCGGATCGACTGGCAGCCGGCGCGGCGCCTTACGCTCGATCATATCGCCACGCGAGCTGGCGTCGACATCGAGACGGCGATTCGCCACCGGCGCGGAATTCGCGGCGCCGATAGCACCATGCTCGCGCCGCTGGTGGCCGAGTACGAGATCGGCATCGCAACGCTCGAACCGCTACAGGCCCGCCGCCAGGCCGCGCGCGTGCCCGAGCGGCTCGACGAGCGGCTCGGCGCGCTCCTGGGCTACCTCGTGGGCAACGGCCATATCAGCGAGGCCAAGCGCACAATCGGCCTGACCACTGCCGACGCCGAGCAGGCCGATCGCTTCGCCGATCTAGCCGAGCAACTCTTCGGGGTGCGGCCCAGCCGGCGCTGGGAGCCGAACCGCTGGCGCGTGAGCTTCTCGTCGCTCGACGTGCAGGATTTCCTGAAGCACCTTGGGATGCAGACCGGCAGAGCTGCCCGGCTCAAGCATGTTCCTGCCGCCATCCTGCGATCACCTAAGCCGGTGGTTGCGGCGTTCCTGCGCGCCTACTACGACTGCGACGGCTATGCCGGCGACGCCGGCGTGATCCTCTCGACCGCAAGCACCGACATGAGCAAGACCGTCCAGCTGCTCTTGCTCAATTTCGGCATTCTGTCGACCCGTCGGCAGCAGAACGATGGCTGCTGGCACGTTCGCACCACCGGCACCTCCGCCGCGCGGTTCGAGCAGCAGATCGGCTTTGGCCTCAAGCGCAAGCAAGCGGCGCTGCGGCAGTACATAGCGAATCGGCAGTGGTTCAAGCTCGAAGATTGGACCGACGAAGTTGTGGAGATCGAGCGGCGCCGGGCCGACGTCTACGACATCTCGGTCGAGAACACCCATCGCTACGCGGCCGGCGGCTTCGTCAACCATAATAGCTTCTGGCACTCCGAGATCATGACCAAGAAGGCGCTCAAGGACGGCGAGGTGATCGATTTTGCCGATCACCACTCGGGCGTGGTGGCGACGCAGCCTGGCCGGCTCAACCCGTACAAGCTTGGCATCGAGCTGCTGCGCGATGTCGAGGATCGCTGGAATAAAGGCAAGTTCGGCAAGGAGTACGATGAGTGTGAGGATCTGGCCGAGAAGCGCGGCTGGGATCGCCAGCTGGGCC
The sequence above is drawn from the Candidatus Kouleothrix ribensis genome and encodes:
- a CDS encoding SpoVR family protein; the protein is MKKTSLPPELAAAWDEIEAHAKGYGLDFFPIIYEVLDYRTLYETAALGGFPTRYPHWRFGMEYDQLIKGHIWLGSTIYEMVINTNPSYAYLLEGNEMVTQKMVMAHVAGHVDFFKHNMWFSHTNRKMLDEMANHAARIQRIVDRHGYEVAEDFIDTCLSLDNLIDYHAPYIRRPEAQTARPIVGEDEPDVVEGLKVERSYMKDFINPPEFLDRQRKRLEDERAKLRRFPENPQKDILLFLMNYAPLDRWQHTILEIIRDEAYYFAPQGMTKILNEGWACVAKNTLLYTEQGLLPIGEIVDQRLALSTGDGASTQPIYDWAKFENYETIHIRTRRGFELEGSVNHRVMLPDQSWRQLDQLEIGQKLRLSGGPDLWATEQLRIDWQPARRLTLDHIATRAGVDIETAIRHRRGIRGADSTMLAPLVAEYEIGIATLEPLQARRQAARVPERLDERLGALLGYLVGNGHISEAKRTIGLTTADAEQADRFADLAEQLFGVRPSRRWEPNRWRVSFSSLDVQDFLKHLGMQTGRAARLKHVPAAILRSPKPVVAAFLRAYYDCDGYAGDAGVILSTASTDMSKTVQLLLLNFGILSTRRQQNDGCWHVRTTGTSAARFEQQIGFGLKRKQAALRQYIANRQWFKLEDWTDEVVEIERRRADVYDISVENTHRYAAGGFVNHNSFWHSEIMTKKALKDGEVIDFADHHSGVVATQPGRLNPYKLGIELLRDVEDRWNKGKFGKEYDECEDLAEKRGWDRQLGLGRQKLFEIRRMHNDVTFIDAFLTPEFCLEQKLFSFRYNRDTDLYEIASREFQEIKQKLLFRLTNFGQPFIYVEDGNYNNRGELYLRHRHEGVDLKMDYARDTLRNLHKIWSRPVHIETIVDDKKRLISFDGKDFGERKID